Proteins encoded together in one Quercus lobata isolate SW786 chromosome 3, ValleyOak3.0 Primary Assembly, whole genome shotgun sequence window:
- the LOC115980038 gene encoding zeta-carotene desaturase, chloroplastic/chromoplastic-like, with protein MASWVLSPGASVTGTGSDKAGFLFWGRRSVAQVKSQRFWVRSSLDSLETKVSDMRTNAPKGLFPPEPEHYRGPKLKVAIIGAGLAGMSTAVELLDQGHEVDIYESRTFIGGKVGSFVDRRGNHIEMGLHVFFGCYNNLFRLMKKVGADKNLLVKDHTHTFVNKDGQIGELDFRFLVGAPLHGIRAFLTTNQLKTYDKARNAVALALSPVVRALVDPDGAMRDIRNLDSISFSDWFLSKGGTRTSIQRMWDPVAYALGFIDCDNMSARCMLTIFSLFATKTEASLLRMLKGSPDVYLSGPIRKYITDKGGRFHLRWGCREILYDKSADGDTYVTGLAMSKATSKKTVKADAYVAACDVPGIKRLLPTQWRELDFFNNIYELVGVPVVTVQLRYNGWVTELQDLERSRQLRQAAGLDNLLYSPDADFSCFADLALTSPEDYYIEGQGSLLQCVLTPGDPYMPLPNEEIIARVAKQVLALFPSSQGLEVTWSSVVKIGQSLYREAPGKDPFRPDQKTPVKNFFLAGSYTKQDYIDSMEGATLSGRQASAFICDAGEELVALRKKLAAIESQENTKAANVTDELSLV; from the exons ATGGCTTCTTGGGTTCTTTCTCCGGGGGCTTCGGTCACTGGGACCGGAAGTGACAAGGCCGGGTTCTTGTTCTGGGGTAGGCGTTCGGTGGCTCAGGTGAAGAGTCAGAGGTTCTGGGTTCGCTCCTCTTTGGACTCTTTGGAAACCAAAGTTTCTGATATGCGTACTAATG CTCCAAAAGGGTTGTTTCCACCAGAACCTGAACATTATCGGGGACCCAAGCTGAAAGTTGCTATTATTGGAGCTGGGCTAGCGGGCATGTCAACGGCGGTTGAACTTTTGGATCAGGGCCATGAG gTGGATATATACGAGTCAAGGACTTTTATTGGTGGAAAAGTGGGTTCTTTTGTTGACCGACGTGGGAACCACATTGAAATGGGACTGCATGTTTTCTTTGGTTGCTATAATAATCTTTTCCGTTTGATGAAAAAG GTGGGTGCAGATAAAAATCTACTTGTGAAGGACCATACTCACACTTTTGTAAACAAAGATGGTCAAATTGGTG AACTTGATTTTCGATTTCTAGTTGGAGCTCCATTACATGGAATTCGTGCATTTTTAACTACAAATCAGCTTAAG ACTTATGATAAAGCAAGAAATGCTGTGGCTCTTGCTCTAAGTCCAGTTGTGAGGGCTCTTGTTGATCCAGATGGTGCAATGAGGGATATACGGAATTTGGATAGT aTTAGCTTCTCTGATTGGTTCTTGTCCAAAGGTGGCACACGTACGAGTATTCAGAGAATGTGGGATCCTGTTGCCTATGCCCTTGGGTTTATTGATTGTGATAATATGAGTGCTCGTTGCATGCTCACTATATTCTCATTGTTTGCCACTAAGACGGAGGCTTCACTTCTACGCATGCTCAAGGGTTCTCCGGATGTTTACTTGAGTGGTCCCATCAGAAAATATATCACAGACAAAGGGGGAAG GTTCCATCTTAGGTGGGGTTGTAGAGAGATACTCTATGATAAATCAGCTGATGGAGACACGTATGTCACAGGACTTGCTATGTCTAAG GCTACTAGTAAGAAAACTGTGAAAGCTGATGCTTATGTTGCAG CATGTGATGTCCCTGGAATCAAAAGATTACTTCCAACTCAGTGGAGggaattggactttttcaataatatttatgaGCTAGTTGGAGTTCCTGTTGTCACAGTACAACTAAGATACAACGGTTGGGTCACAGAATTACAGGATCTAGAACGGTCAAG GCAATTGAGGCAAGCTGCGGGGTTAGATAACCTTCTTTATAGTCCAGATGCAGATTTCTCTTGCTTTGCCGACTTAGCACTAACATCTCCCGAAGACTACTACATTGAGGGACAAGGTTCATTGCTCCA GTGTGTTCTGACACCAGGGGATCCTTACATGCCCTTGCCAAATGAGGAAATCATAGCAAGAGTGGCAAAACAG GTTTTGGCTTTATTCCCATCATCTCAAGGTTTAGAAGTAACTTGGTCATCTGTTGTCAAAATTGGGCAATCTCTATACCGGGAGGCACCTGGTAAAGATCCATTTAGACCTGATCAAAAGACACCagtaaaaaatttcttcctcGCTGGCTCTTATACAAAACAG GATTACATAGACAGCATGGAGGGGGCAACTTTGTCTGGCAGGCAAGCTTCTGCATTTATATGTGATGCCGGGGAAGAGTTGGTGGCATTGCGGAAGAAACTTGCAGCCATTGAATCTCAAGAAAACACGAAAGCTGCCAACGTTACTGATGAGCTAAGTCTAGTCTAA